A segment of the Longimicrobiales bacterium genome:
ACCGTCGGTCACCGGTTATGGATTCGGTGAACTCTCCGGCAGGAGCAGCGTGCTCGATTGCCTTCGCAGCGTCCGTGATCCTCCGCTCGGAAGCTCCGCCGATGTCCTGATACGTCAGAATCCGGCGGAGAACGTTTTCGGCGACATCACCATGCAGCTCCCAGACCTTCTCCGGCGTCCACGGATCCCACCGCTGGCAAGGGATGTCCACCCAAGACCGCACATCCTCGCCACGAATCGGATAGGTCCGCCATCCTAGGTCGTACCGGAGGGCGCGGAGCATACTTTTGCAGTACGGGCATCACGCACGTGCCAGGCAGCCCAGCCGGAGGCGAGAGCCTCCATCCCCACGGCAACCCAGAGGTCGGCAGTCCCGACAGCTTTCGTGTCGAACTGGGTTAACGCGGGCTCGCTGATCCGTATGGTGGCGTCACGACCTGGACGGGGACGGGACAATTAGGAAGTGACGCGGCGTTAGCTCCCCTCAGGAACGGCAGCGATACACTCCACTTCCACTCGCGCATCGAACGCGAGCCCGCGCACGGACATCGCTGAGCGCGCGGGCGGATCGGATGGGAAATACTCGAGATACACCTCGTTGAACGGACCATAGTCGACCATGTCCGCCAAGAAGACAGTGCATTTCACAACGTCTTCCCAGCCTACTCCTGCGGCTTCGAGACCCACATAGAGATTGTCCATAGCCAGTCGGGCTTCTGGGACGATGCCGCCCTCGATGAGCGTCGGAGGTAAGACGTTGGGCAAGGCGCCAATCGCGCCGGAGAGGAAGATGAGATTTCCGCTTCGGACCGCAGTGGAGAAAACCGGTAGCCGGGTCACTCCTTCGGGTTGAATGATCTCCTTCCGGGGCTTCGGGGCGGAAGCGGTTTCACTGTCCCGGTCGGCTCGCTCTTCCACAGTGCATCCTGCGGCGAGCAGTGCGAAAGCCATCATCCACGAAGTTGCATTCTTGAGCCGCATCAGTTCCCCCGTCGGTAACGGATCTCGCCACCTAGAATGGTCATGTCCACAAGAGCCCCGGCCATTTCTGACTCCGGCACCGTCATGATGTCTCGATCCAACACGGCGATGTCAGCGAGTTTGCCGACGGTGATCGAACCCTTGAGATCTTCCTCGAACGCCGCAAAGGCGTTGTTGATCGTGTAACTCCTCAACGCCTCCATTCGCGTCATCTTCTGGTCCGGGAAGAAGTCGTTCCCGTCTTTGTCCTGCCGGACCACGGAAGCTGCGAGCGATGCCATCGGAGAAATGTCCTCGACGGGAACGTCGGTACCGTTGTTGATGACCACACCCGCGTCCATGAACGACCGCCACAGATAGGCCCCACTCTCAGCCCGTTCCGCCCCTAGGCGTGCGAACACCCACGGCGCATCCGAGGTCGCGTGGATGCCCTGCATCGAGGCGATCACGCCGAGATCGGCAAAGCGCTGAACGTCGGCGGGGTGCACATGCTGCGCGTGCTCGATGCGCCAACGTCGGTCGGGTGAGGCGGCAGTACCGAACGCGCCTTCATAGACGTCGAGCACGACACGATTCGCACGATCGCCAATGGCGTGTGTGTTGAGCTGCCACCCCTGTTCGAACGCGATCGCGGCCGTCTCGGCAATGTCATCCGGATCTTCAACCGTAAGGCCGATGGTTTCCAGATCCTCGTATTCGTCCAGCATCCACGCACCATGGGAACCGAGGGCTCCATCGATCTGACGCTTGATAGAACGCACCGTCAGATGGTTGTCTCCGTAGCCGACCATGTAATAGTCACTGAGCCGAGCACGCATCGACTCGTTGCTCTCGTTCCGGACCATCAAGTAGAGGCGGATCGGGAGCGCACCTTCGTCCGCCAAGCGCTTGAGAGCATCGATCGTCTCGAAGTTCGGACCGGCCGAGTGGAACGTCGTCACACCTTTAGACAACGCTTCTTCACCTGCGAGTTGGACGTACCGCACGAATTCGTCCCATTGCTCTTCTTCAGAGCGTTTGGCCTTGGCTTCCGCGATGACGTCAAAAACGAGCGCATCGGCGTTTTCGCGCAGGAGTCCCGTGGCCTCACCGTTGTTGCCTCGCACGATGGTGCCACCAATCGGGTCAGCGGTGTCTTCGTCGATGCCTGCCATGTCCATGGCCATCAGGTTCGCGAACGCGGCGTGTCCACTCGCGTGCGAGAGCATGACCGGGTTCTCAGGAGACACTGCCGTCATCGAGCGATGGGTGGGCACGCCCTCGACCGATCCTGCCGGGGTCGATGCCCATTTCTCTTGGTGCCAGCCAGCCCCCTCGATCCAGGCGCCAGGAGGTGCTGACGCCACAGCTTCAGCAACAATGTCCACCATGTCCTGCCAGCTGGTGGCAACAGTCAGGTCCAGGATGGTCTTCGATTCGCCTAGGCGCACGTAGTGGCCGTGACCTTCGATAAAGCTAGGGATCGCCAGGCGGCCCTCGAGATCCACCACCTCGGTGTCCTCACCGATCATGGCATCGATTTCCGAGCTCGTACCCACCGCGATGATACGGTCTCCGCTTATCGCAACGGCCTCGGCCTCCGGGAGCGCATCGTCCACCGTGACGATCTTCCCGTTGGTCAGCACGAGGTCCACCCCGTCGCGAGAAGCCGTAGACGGGCCAGCACACGCCATCGTTCCGCAAACCAGCGCGACCATGGACCCACGGCCCATTCGTTTCATCAAAGACACTCGTCGATCCTCGGACGTCGGGTTCACCACAGCTTTCGAGCGGGCGCGTAACGTGGCCCAGCCTCCGGCGGTCCGCCATCCCAGAGGGGCGCCTCCACCCTCGCAATCGGCTCCCGCTTCGCCGTAGATTTAGTGCCTTCCTCACTTTCGTCGGAGACTCGACACATGCGTCGACTGACCCTTGCTGCCCTCGTCGCGTTCGCGGCTGCCCCCTTGGCTGCTCAAGACGCCAAACAACTCATCACGGATCACGTGATGTCCCACGCCTCCGAGTATGAAGATCTGGCAATGGAGATCTGGGATCTGGCCGAAGTGGGCTATCAGGAGCATCGGAGTTCGCAACTCCTGCAGTCCCGTCTGGCCGAGGCGGGATTCGACGTCACCCCAGGTGTAGCCGACATCCCGACGGCATTCACGGCGAGTTACGGCTCCGGCGAGCCGGTGATCGCGATCCTGGCTGAATTCGACGCGCTGCCAGGCATCACCCAGGACCGGACAGCAGAACGCAACCCGATCGACACGAAGTCGGCTGGGCATGCCTGCGGCCACCACCTCTTCGGAACAGGATCCACCGCAGCGGCACTCGCCGTGCGTGATTTCCTCGAAAGGACAGGGCAGGAAGGCACGATTCGCCTCTACGGAACACCTGCGGAAGAAGGCGGCGGCGGGAAGATCTACATGGTGCGGGCAGGACTCTTCGATGACGTCGATATCGTGCTGCACTGGCACGCGGGCGACTACAACATGGCCGACGCTGTGTCCTCGCTCGCAAACATCTCGACCAAGTTCCGCTTCAGGGGCATCAGCGCCCACGCGGCAGGAGCTCCGGAACGTGGACGCTCGGCGCTGGACGGTGTCGAGGCGATGAACCACATGGTCAACCTCATGCGCGAGCACGTCCCAGAGGCGACGCGGATGCACTACGTGACCACCTACGGCGGCGCAGCCCCCAACGTGGTCCCCGATTTTACCGAGGTCTACCATTACGTCCGGCACCCTGACGCAGCCGTGGTGCGCGAACTCTTCGAGCGACTCGTTGACACAGCGGAAGGCGCGGCGCTCGGTACCGAGACCCAGATGGAGTACGAGATCATCAACGGGGTGTACAACCTGCTCCCGAACGTGACCCTCGCGCAGGTCATCCACGCGAACCTGACCACGGTGGGTGGCGTCGAGTACACCGACGAGGAGATGCGCTTCGCTGAAGTGATCAGGGAATCGCTCCCGGAAGACGCTAGGCCGATGTCAGCCGCGTCCGAAGTGAAGCCATTCGCTGCCCCGACGGGCGCGCGCCGAGGGGGAGGCTCCACAGACGTCGGTGATGTCAGTTGGGCAGTCCCGACCGCGGGACTGCGGGCAGCCACTTGGGTCCCCGGCACGTCCTCACACTCATGGCAGGCAGTCGCCGCCGGCGGCACATCCATTGGAACGAAAGGCATGCTCGTCGCTGCCAAGACAATCGCCATGAGCGCTGTCGATCTCTTCATGAACCCGGACCTGATTCGACAGGCTCGAGCGGAGTTCGACGAGAAGCGGGGCCCGAACTACCAGCACATCTCGCTGGTGGGCGACCGGCCGCCACCACTGGACTACAGGGCCAACCCGGGGAACTAGGCGCAAACCGACCAACCGACGGAGAGGCCGAAGGCGATGACTGGGCGCGTGAACGGATGCTGACGGGCGTCCGGCGATCGGCCGGGGGGGCAACTCTCTTCGTATGTGCCACCTTTCTCGCGTGCTCCCCCATAGACAGCACCCGTGGATGGGAGTGTATCGCTCCCGCGAACGCGGGCGGCGGATGGGACATGACCTGCCGGTCCATCGCACGCGTCTTGAGAGATCTCGAGATCTCGCCCGGTGCAGTTAGGACGACGAACCTGCCGGGGGCGGGAGGAGGAGTCGCGTTCGCCCGGACGGTCGCGCAACGGAATGAGGATACCGGCCTTCTGGTGGCGGCCTCGACCTCCACAGCTCTACTCTTGGCCCAGGGGCAATACGGCAGCCTGACAGCAGACGACGTGCGGTGGGTGGGAGCCCTCGGCGCCGAATACGGCATACTCGCGGTGGCCGCCGACTCACCATGGCGAACACTGAACGATCTTATCGCCGACCTGCGAGAGGACCCATCGTCGGTAGTTGTATCAGGCGGAAGTTCCGTGACGGGACAGGACCACATGAAGGTCCTCCTCCTGGCGCACCAAGCGGGCATCGATCCCCGGACCGTCCGGTACGTACCCTTCGATGGAGGCGGCGAGGCGATGACCGCCCTGCTGGGTGGATTCGTTCATGTCTTCTCCGGTGAGGTGTCAGAGGTCGAGGGCCAGGTCGCCGCGGGCACGCTACGCGTACTCACCGTCATGTCGCCGGAACGGGTGGGCGGCGTTCTCGCGGACGTCCCGACCGCCATGGAGTCTGGACTGGACGTCACCTGGGTCACTTGGCGCGGCTACTACGTACCGGGCGGAATCAGTGATGAGGAATACCAGCGTTGGGTCGGAGTGCTGACCGATGTCGGGTTGTCTCAAGAATGGGAGGAGGCCCGTCGCACCGCCGGGATGAACCCCTACTTCTTAGTCGGAGAAACTTTCGAGGCGTTCGTGAACGTCCAAGTCGGGGAGTTCGAGGCGATGTCTCGAGAGATCGGACTCATCAAGTGACGCAGATCCCGGAAGCGATGCCCAGGAAGAGCACTCGTGTCGCGGGGGCCGTGCTGGTAATCCTCGCGGCGGCGATCGGTCTCGAAGCCACGACGTTCAACGTCGCCTTCGTGACCGACGCGATCGGGCCCAAAGCGCTGCCCATGCTGGTGGCGCTAATCCTGGGGATTGCGGCCCTGCGCATGCTCATCGTCCCCGACAGCGACGTTTCCTGGCCGGCCCAGGGGCCAGCCTTGAGGATCGTCGGCGCAGGGGTCGCGTTCATCTTGTACGCAGGGCTTCTCCCCTGGATTGGCTTCTTCACATGCACGACGGCGGTCGTGTCGATCCTGTCCTTGCTCTACGACGGGCCCCCTAGAAAAAGCCTGCTCGCCGCCGCAGCCCTCTCCGGGATCTTGTGGCTGCTTTTCGTCGTGTTGTTAGGGCTGGCGCTCCCCATCGGTGAATTATGGATGCGCTGAGCCACCTGATCTCGGGCTTCGGGGTCGCTCTTCAACCGCTGAACTTGGCCCTCGCGTTCGTCGGGACCTTCGTGGGCACGTTCGTTGGGATGCTCCCTGGCATCGGGCCAATAAACGCCATCGCGATTCTGGTCCCCGTTACCTACGCATTGGGGCTCCCACCTGCATCTGCGCTTATCCTGCTCGCCGGGATCTACTACGGCTCTCAATACGGAAACTCGATCAGCACAATTCTGCTCAACGTGCCCGGCACGGCCTCGGCCGTCGTAACTGCGATCGACGGGCACGCCATGACGAAACAGGGACGGGGCGGTCCGGCCCTGGCGATGTCCGCAATCGCCTCGTTCGTCGGCGGCACGGTCTCGATCCTTGCGTTGGTCCTGTTTGCACCGATGCTCGCCACCTGGGCGATCCGTTTCGGGCCGGCTGAGTACTTCGCCCTTATGGTCTTCGCGTTCTCGGCGCTTTCGAGCTTTGCAGGCGGGAGCTTGGTACGGGGCCTGGCATCCACCGGCTTCGGACTCTGGCTCGCCACGATCGGACTCGATCCCCAGAGCGCCATTCCACGCTACACCTTCGATTCCCTGCAGCTGCTCGATGGCATGGATTTCGTCGTCGTCACGATCGGCCTCTTCGCGATCAGCGAAGTCTTCCAGTTACTCGAGGAAACGGACCGAGGACAGGCAGCCTCAACCTCGTATGGCCGGGTGATGATCAGCGCGAAGGAACTGGCCTCCTCCGGCTGGACGATGGCGCGCGGCAGCGTGATCGGATTTCTGGTCGGCGTACTTCCAGGTGCCGGTGGTACGATCGCGTCCTTCCTCGCCTACTCGACGGAGGAACGGATCTCGGGAAGCGATGGGGACTTCGGGAACGGCGACATCCGCGGCGTGGCCGCACCGGAAGCGGCCAACAACGCAGCCGCCAACGGCGCCATGATCCCGTTGCTCACATTGGGGGTGCCGGGGAGCGGAACGACCGCCGTGCTCTTGGGTGCGCTGCTCGGTCTTGGGATCACGCCCGGCCCGCTCCTGATCACGGAAGAGCCAGAACTGTTTTGGGGGCTGGCCGCCTCCATGTACATCGGGAATCTCTTCCTTCTCCTGCTCAACCTTCCGCTCGTGGGCGTTTTTGTGAAAGCGCTGACCGCCCCGAGGTGGTTCCTCGTCCCGAGTGTGGCTGCACTGGCCTTCGTGGCGGTCTACGCCGTCAACGGCAGTAGCCTCGACCTCGTCATGATGACCGGATTCGGTGTGGTTGGATACTTGATGAGGAAGTTCGACTTTCCATTGGCCCCCGTAATCCTCGGGCTCGTTCTCGGGCCGATCATGGAGAAAAGCCTTCGGAGGGCAATGGCGCTCTCGGGCGGCGAATGGAACGTTTTGTTCGATTCTCCGATCGCCATCGCTTTGTGGGTGATGGCAATCCTCAGCCTGATCGCGCCGCTCGTGTTGAAGAGGAAGGACGTTCCCATAGGTTGAACCCATGAAACGACGAGACTTCACGCGACTGAGCGCTGCCGCGCTCACCGGCCTCACCGTACCGCACCCGCTCTGGGCAGCTGGCGGAGGGCATGAGCAACAGAGCCTCTCCATCGATCCCAGTCGGCTCACCGAACGCATGCGCACCCTCGCCTCCTTCGGACAAAACGACGCTGGGGGTATCGACCGGGTCGCCTTCAGCGACGCCAACCTCGAAGCACTCGACTGGGTCTCAGGCCTCCTGGGAGAAGCGGGTTTCTACACGCACGTGGACGTCGCCGGCAACTTAATTGGCCGAAAGGCCGGCACTAACAACACCCTCCTTCCTCTGATCTTCGGATCACACATCGACTCGGTACCGGGCGGCGGCAACTTCGACGGACAAGTCGGCTCCATGGGGTCGGTCGAAGTCGCCACGGTACTCGCTTCGGCAGGCCACACGACCCGGCACCCCATTCAGGTGGCCATCTTTTCCAATGAGGAGGGTGGAAAGACGGGGAGTCGCGCGCTTGCCGGAGAGGTAGAGCCGTTCGAGCTCGAGATTCAGACCGCGTCCGGTTACACAATCGGAGAAGGTCTGCGCCGTCTGGGGGGCGACCCCGACCGACTGGCTGAGGTACGTCGGGGCGAGGGGTCACACACAGCGTTCCTAGAACTCCATATCGAACAGGGTGCGGTCATGGACACCGATGGCTACGACATCGGTGTTGTGGAAGGCATCGTCGGCATCATGCGCTGGAACGTCACGGTGCGCGGCGCAACGAATCACGCGGGCACAACCCCGATGGACCGCCGCTCGGACGCCATGGTAGGAGCCGCCCGTTTCATTGATCTCGCCCATCGCACGGCACGTGAGATGCCGGGCCGACAGGTCGCAACGGTGGGTCGACTCGAGGCCGAACCGGGTGCGCCTAATGTGATTCCAGGCCTGGTACGCATGACGCTCGAGATCCGCGACCTGACGATGAACGGCATTCAAAACACGTTCGATTCGATTCGGTTGGGAGTAGACTCGGTCGCCGACGAGAGCTCAGTTTCATTTTCGTTCGAGCGTTTCTACACCAGCCGCGCCGCTCCCACCGACGAACGAATTCGCGACATCATCCAGAACGAGTCCTCGTCTCTCGGCTTGGATGCCCGACGCATGCCGTCAGGTGCCGGACACGACGCTCAAAGCATGGCTTTGCTCGGACCGGTCGGAATGATCTTCGTGCCATCGATCGCCGGTATCAGCCACGCCCCTGAAGAGCATACCGCGGACGAGGACATCGCGAACGGAACGCAAGTCCTCTTACGGACCTTGCTGGCCTTGGACGAGCGCGGTCTCTAACAGACGGGCTGCTCTCGTCTAACCACCCTCGTCGAACACAAAGAGCGAGTGCCCCAGCACACGGTACGGCACCCGATCTCTCAACGCTGCAAACGGGTCCCGCCCCTGCAAATACGTCCCGTGCAGATTCGTCGCCGAAACTACGGTGAAGCGCGGGGACTCCTCCGCACCGGATGTTCGGACCATGGGCAAGCGAAAAAAGCTCGGCAGTGCAACGTATTCGATTCCGTACGCCTCCGGAGGCACACTCCCAAAGTAGGAGAGCCAGACGCTCTGAACCCCCTCTTCTTCCATGAAGGCGCGGAGCTCGAGCAGTCCTTGGCCCCAATCGAGGTTGGAGTCCACCAGGGCACGATGAGCGTTGTCTCGCCCTCCAGCCCACACGCTCGAGTATGCAAGGAAATGCGGGTACACGGTCAGCACCGACACCGCCTGCAGCACAACCAGAGTCGGGATCGTCAGGCGAGCGAATCGGGTCCAGCCGCGACGTAGGTCTGCGACACCCACCGCAGCGACGACCGACAGCAGCACGACCGCCGGGAGGGCGTAGCGGAAGCCCGCGTTCAAGTCCGACCGCATCAAAAAGGCCCCGAAGACGAGCACCCCGACGACCGCGGATCGGCCTCGCCACTCCAGCGCCGCGGCGACCGAACGCCCACCCTTGTGCCATCGCCAGCCCAGAGCGGCAACCGCGATTCCCGTTGCCGCCTGGAAAGCCACTGAAGTCTTGAAGAAGAAGGCCACCGGGAAATAGTACCACCACCCATTGGCGTTGGTCTGTCCGAGCAAATAGGCAGGGGCTTCATGGCCACCGGAGGCGTGCAGCACGGTACGCCAGAAGTTGAAACGAAGCAGCGTGAGCGCGGGGTCTCCCCGGTACAGAAGGACCATCGCCACGTAGGTCGCGACTGCGCCCACACCGAGCGACACCGCTACATCCTTCCTCCATCCGGCGTCCCCGCGCCGCCCCCATGCCTCCATACCAAGCAGTATCACGAAGATCGGCCCGAGTGCGAGCGCACTCAGCTTCATGCCGAACGTTGCCGTGACCGCCAGCGCCGCGATTGACGCACTCATAGGTGAAGGCTTCCTGACCGCGACGTCCAAAGCCCATACGGCAAAGAGGAAGGCGGCAGCGAGCGGAAGGTCATTGTACGCGACCCCGCCATGGGCCATCACATCAGGAATCAGCGCCGTAAAGATGCCTGCCAACACACCCGCAACAGGTCCGGCGATCCAAAGACCAAACAGCCCGGTGCCCAGAACCACGATCGCGGCAGCACCAGACGCCACGAGCCTGGCTCGTCCGAGAACCGCATCGCGATCGTTGTTCATCCCAAAGAACAGCAAGCGGGCGTAGTTCCAGCGCTGATCGAAGTCCCAAGCCCGATCCTCCGGCGGAAACGCCTCAACCGCACCCCTCGCCGCGAGTCCATACGCATACATCGCGAGGGGTGGCTGGTCGGTGACCATGTCCCACCGGCCTTGCTCCAGACCTCGCACGCCGCCCGCCACCAGAATGATCTCGTCGAACGTGGCCGACGTCCGACCTGCGGCGAGACGGGTCAGCACCCCGGTCATCAGCGCCACCGCACAGATGACAACCACCGCGGTACGTCGTGTCAGGCCCACGTCAGGTGGTGACCGCCCTTGGGTCGTTCACACGCTGAAGCAATGCCAACCCTAGTATGAAGAGCACACTAATCGCTGCGACGGCGAGACGCTGGTTGCCGCCCGTGGTCACCGCGATGTAGCCGAACACAAACGGGCCGATCATCGAGGAACTCTTACCACACAGCGCATAGAAGCCGAACATCTCAGCCTCTTTCCCTTCCGGAATCAACGCGGCCATGAAAGCGCGACTGGCGGCCTGCACCGAGCCTAACCCGAATCCTGCTATGAACGCGAGGGCAGCGAACCACACCTTCGAATCCGGGATGAAGTAGAGGCCCACCGCGACCAGCGTCCACAGGACGAGGACTCCGCTGATGACCTTCTTCGGCCCAATACGATCGGTCGGCTTCGCGAGTGAGAACGCGCCGATCAAAGCGAAAATCTGTAGGCCGATGTACAGATAGATCCGTTCGTTGTCCGTATACCCGAACGTGGTCGAGGCCACCGTGCTCGACATGTAGATCGCCGTGAGCACTCCATCGATATAGAAGAAGAACGCGAGCAGGAATCGACTCAGCTCCTTCTCCTTGAGCACCTCGCCAACGATCTGGCGGAAGCCCGTGATTCCCCACACGGCTGCGCGCCCGACCGACATGTCCCCCTCCTCATCCTTGGGTAGGAACAAGAAGGACGGGATCGAGAAGACGATGAAGAAGAGCGCGACCATCACCCAGACCAGATCGACACTGGTCGCGATAAGCGGAATGGCGAGGAGAAGGCCGAGAGCCGATCCCACGTAGCCGATCCCAAAACCCAGCCCCGACACCCACCCCTGTTTTTCTGGCGGCGCGATGTCCGGGAGATATGCGTTGTAGAACACTAGGCAACCCTCGAAGCCCACGTTGGCAAAGACGAACACCACAAAGCCCCA
Coding sequences within it:
- a CDS encoding tripartite tricarboxylate transporter permease → MDALSHLISGFGVALQPLNLALAFVGTFVGTFVGMLPGIGPINAIAILVPVTYALGLPPASALILLAGIYYGSQYGNSISTILLNVPGTASAVVTAIDGHAMTKQGRGGPALAMSAIASFVGGTVSILALVLFAPMLATWAIRFGPAEYFALMVFAFSALSSFAGGSLVRGLASTGFGLWLATIGLDPQSAIPRYTFDSLQLLDGMDFVVVTIGLFAISEVFQLLEETDRGQAASTSYGRVMISAKELASSGWTMARGSVIGFLVGVLPGAGGTIASFLAYSTEERISGSDGDFGNGDIRGVAAPEAANNAAANGAMIPLLTLGVPGSGTTAVLLGALLGLGITPGPLLITEEPELFWGLAASMYIGNLFLLLLNLPLVGVFVKALTAPRWFLVPSVAALAFVAVYAVNGSSLDLVMMTGFGVVGYLMRKFDFPLAPVILGLVLGPIMEKSLRRAMALSGGEWNVLFDSPIAIALWVMAILSLIAPLVLKRKDVPIG
- a CDS encoding amidohydrolase, coding for MRRLTLAALVAFAAAPLAAQDAKQLITDHVMSHASEYEDLAMEIWDLAEVGYQEHRSSQLLQSRLAEAGFDVTPGVADIPTAFTASYGSGEPVIAILAEFDALPGITQDRTAERNPIDTKSAGHACGHHLFGTGSTAAALAVRDFLERTGQEGTIRLYGTPAEEGGGGKIYMVRAGLFDDVDIVLHWHAGDYNMADAVSSLANISTKFRFRGISAHAAGAPERGRSALDGVEAMNHMVNLMREHVPEATRMHYVTTYGGAAPNVVPDFTEVYHYVRHPDAAVVRELFERLVDTAEGAALGTETQMEYEIINGVYNLLPNVTLAQVIHANLTTVGGVEYTDEEMRFAEVIRESLPEDARPMSAASEVKPFAAPTGARRGGGSTDVGDVSWAVPTAGLRAATWVPGTSSHSWQAVAAGGTSIGTKGMLVAAKTIAMSAVDLFMNPDLIRQARAEFDEKRGPNYQHISLVGDRPPPLDYRANPGN
- a CDS encoding Rid family hydrolase; this translates as MRLKNATSWMMAFALLAAGCTVEERADRDSETASAPKPRKEIIQPEGVTRLPVFSTAVRSGNLIFLSGAIGALPNVLPPTLIEGGIVPEARLAMDNLYVGLEAAGVGWEDVVKCTVFLADMVDYGPFNEVYLEYFPSDPPARSAMSVRGLAFDARVEVECIAAVPEGS
- a CDS encoding amidohydrolase, with translation MKRMGRGSMVALVCGTMACAGPSTASRDGVDLVLTNGKIVTVDDALPEAEAVAISGDRIIAVGTSSEIDAMIGEDTEVVDLEGRLAIPSFIEGHGHYVRLGESKTILDLTVATSWQDMVDIVAEAVASAPPGAWIEGAGWHQEKWASTPAGSVEGVPTHRSMTAVSPENPVMLSHASGHAAFANLMAMDMAGIDEDTADPIGGTIVRGNNGEATGLLRENADALVFDVIAEAKAKRSEEEQWDEFVRYVQLAGEEALSKGVTTFHSAGPNFETIDALKRLADEGALPIRLYLMVRNESNESMRARLSDYYMVGYGDNHLTVRSIKRQIDGALGSHGAWMLDEYEDLETIGLTVEDPDDIAETAAIAFEQGWQLNTHAIGDRANRVVLDVYEGAFGTAASPDRRWRIEHAQHVHPADVQRFADLGVIASMQGIHATSDAPWVFARLGAERAESGAYLWRSFMDAGVVINNGTDVPVEDISPMASLAASVVRQDKDGNDFFPDQKMTRMEALRSYTINNAFAAFEEDLKGSITVGKLADIAVLDRDIMTVPESEMAGALVDMTILGGEIRYRRGN
- a CDS encoding tripartite tricarboxylate transporter substrate-binding protein gives rise to the protein MTCRSIARVLRDLEISPGAVRTTNLPGAGGGVAFARTVAQRNEDTGLLVAASTSTALLLAQGQYGSLTADDVRWVGALGAEYGILAVAADSPWRTLNDLIADLREDPSSVVVSGGSSVTGQDHMKVLLLAHQAGIDPRTVRYVPFDGGGEAMTALLGGFVHVFSGEVSEVEGQVAAGTLRVLTVMSPERVGGVLADVPTAMESGLDVTWVTWRGYYVPGGISDEEYQRWVGVLTDVGLSQEWEEARRTAGMNPYFLVGETFEAFVNVQVGEFEAMSREIGLIK
- a CDS encoding tripartite tricarboxylate transporter TctB family protein — protein: MTQIPEAMPRKSTRVAGAVLVILAAAIGLEATTFNVAFVTDAIGPKALPMLVALILGIAALRMLIVPDSDVSWPAQGPALRIVGAGVAFILYAGLLPWIGFFTCTTAVVSILSLLYDGPPRKSLLAAAALSGILWLLFVVLLGLALPIGELWMR
- a CDS encoding MFS transporter, with amino-acid sequence MNKKQVGAWALFDFANSVYPAVVISVVFQVFYIETVVGNADSMGDWWWGRAVSLSALIVAVTSPVLGAIADRAGLRKRFLAFYVMICVTGVALFTTLGPGMVAWGFVVFVFANVGFEGCLVFYNAYLPDIAPPEKQGWVSGLGFGIGYVGSALGLLLAIPLIATSVDLVWVMVALFFIVFSIPSFLFLPKDEEGDMSVGRAAVWGITGFRQIVGEVLKEKELSRFLLAFFFYIDGVLTAIYMSSTVASTTFGYTDNERIYLYIGLQIFALIGAFSLAKPTDRIGPKKVISGVLVLWTLVAVGLYFIPDSKVWFAALAFIAGFGLGSVQAASRAFMAALIPEGKEAEMFGFYALCGKSSSMIGPFVFGYIAVTTGGNQRLAVAAISVLFILGLALLQRVNDPRAVTT
- a CDS encoding Zn-dependent hydrolase, translated to MKRRDFTRLSAAALTGLTVPHPLWAAGGGHEQQSLSIDPSRLTERMRTLASFGQNDAGGIDRVAFSDANLEALDWVSGLLGEAGFYTHVDVAGNLIGRKAGTNNTLLPLIFGSHIDSVPGGGNFDGQVGSMGSVEVATVLASAGHTTRHPIQVAIFSNEEGGKTGSRALAGEVEPFELEIQTASGYTIGEGLRRLGGDPDRLAEVRRGEGSHTAFLELHIEQGAVMDTDGYDIGVVEGIVGIMRWNVTVRGATNHAGTTPMDRRSDAMVGAARFIDLAHRTAREMPGRQVATVGRLEAEPGAPNVIPGLVRMTLEIRDLTMNGIQNTFDSIRLGVDSVADESSVSFSFERFYTSRAAPTDERIRDIIQNESSSLGLDARRMPSGAGHDAQSMALLGPVGMIFVPSIAGISHAPEEHTADEDIANGTQVLLRTLLALDERGL